In Bacillota bacterium, a single window of DNA contains:
- a CDS encoding UbiA family prenyltransferase codes for MQLRVLLSMVKLEHALFSLPFAYLGAILGTKGMPTNHHLFWLSVAMLGAHSAGMAFNRLVDHQFDALNPRTQDRALPQGRVSRRAVYWFLVFNLGIFVTAAGFLNRLCLILSPVAILALLLYSYTKRFTYLCHFWLGFVLALAPVGGWLGVIGTLQLPPILLGLAICLWVAGFDIIYQSADVAFDARIGLFSIPRCFGICPSMRLVLCLHVLAVILFLLVGVTAQLGVWYYLGLLLVLGIFIIEAKMILKETRGSFLPAFDLNLVVSLVLLAFTIVDLYMAA; via the coding sequence CTGGAACATGCCCTGTTTTCATTGCCCTTTGCGTATTTGGGGGCGATTTTGGGGACGAAGGGAATGCCGACTAACCACCACCTGTTCTGGCTCAGTGTGGCCATGCTAGGGGCCCACAGTGCGGGGATGGCATTCAACCGCCTGGTGGATCACCAGTTTGATGCCTTGAATCCCCGTACCCAAGACCGGGCCTTGCCCCAGGGCCGGGTCAGCCGACGGGCCGTTTACTGGTTTTTGGTTTTCAACCTGGGGATATTCGTTACCGCCGCGGGCTTCTTGAATCGGCTTTGCCTGATCCTGTCCCCCGTTGCCATCCTGGCCCTGCTGCTTTATTCCTATACCAAACGTTTCACCTACCTATGCCACTTCTGGCTGGGTTTTGTGTTGGCCTTAGCACCGGTGGGTGGGTGGCTCGGGGTGATTGGCACCCTACAGCTGCCGCCGATCCTGTTGGGACTGGCTATTTGCCTTTGGGTGGCTGGGTTTGATATTATCTACCAAAGTGCCGATGTGGCCTTCGATGCTCGGATCGGCCTTTTTTCCATCCCCCGCTGCTTTGGGATCTGTCCCAGCATGAGACTGGTCCTCTGTTTGCACGTCTTGGCGGTCATTTTGTTCCTCTTAGTGGGGGTTACCGCCCAATTAGGGGTCTGGTATTACCTAGGACTTCTCCTTGTCTTAGGGATCTTCATTATAGAGGCCAAAATGATCCTCAAGGAGACCCGTGGTAGCTTTCTTCCTGCCTTCGACCTGAACTTAGTTGTGAGTCTGGTGCTCTTGGCCTTTACCATCGTGGACTTATACATGGCTGCTTAA
- the guaB gene encoding IMP dehydrogenase: MDYGMKFGKEGLTFDDVLLQPARSEVLPHEVDTKTRLTARITLNIPLMSAAMDTVTEARLAIALAREGGIGIIHKNMSIEEQAGEVDKVKRSESGVIVDPIYLSPDHTLHDALEIMARYHISGVPITRDGKLVGILTNRDLKFEENFDQRIGDVMTKDNLITAPVGTTLEEAKRILHKHRIEKLPLVDEEFNLKGLITIKDIEKAIQYPNAAKDEKGRLRVGAAIGVGNDALERAAALVEAGVDVLCIDTAHAHSTKVLQMAEKVRSIYGERVDLIVGNVATAEATRDVIAAGADAVKVGIGPGSICTTRVVAGVGVPQLTAVFECARAAKEHGIPIIADGGIRYSGDIVKALGAGADVIMLGNLFAGTEESPGETLIYQGRSFKVYRGMGSLGAMAAGSKDRYFQEDARKFVPEGIEGRVPYKGTVSDTVYQLIGGLRAGMGYCGAKDIPELQEKATFIRITPATVRENHPHDVHITKEAPNYHSYL, encoded by the coding sequence ATGGATTATGGTATGAAATTTGGTAAAGAGGGCTTGACCTTTGACGACGTCTTGCTACAACCGGCCAGGTCCGAAGTCTTACCCCACGAGGTGGACACCAAGACCCGATTGACTGCTAGGATCACCCTGAATATTCCCTTGATGAGTGCCGCCATGGATACAGTAACCGAGGCGCGTTTGGCCATCGCCTTGGCCCGGGAGGGGGGCATTGGGATCATTCACAAGAACATGAGCATTGAGGAGCAAGCCGGCGAGGTGGACAAGGTCAAACGGAGTGAAAGCGGCGTCATTGTGGATCCCATCTACCTGTCCCCGGATCACACCCTCCACGATGCCTTGGAGATTATGGCCCGATACCATATTTCCGGTGTTCCCATTACCCGAGACGGCAAACTTGTAGGGATTCTTACCAACCGCGATCTCAAGTTCGAAGAGAACTTCGACCAGCGGATTGGTGATGTGATGACCAAGGACAACCTTATTACGGCACCCGTGGGGACAACCCTGGAGGAGGCCAAAAGGATTCTGCACAAGCATCGCATCGAGAAGCTCCCCCTGGTGGACGAGGAGTTCAACTTGAAGGGCCTCATTACCATCAAGGACATTGAAAAGGCGATCCAGTATCCTAACGCAGCCAAGGATGAAAAGGGACGGCTGCGGGTGGGAGCGGCCATCGGAGTAGGTAATGATGCCTTGGAACGGGCAGCGGCTTTGGTGGAAGCGGGAGTGGATGTGCTCTGCATCGATACGGCCCATGCCCATTCCACTAAGGTGTTGCAGATGGCAGAGAAGGTCCGGAGTATCTACGGTGAGCGGGTGGATCTCATCGTGGGCAATGTGGCCACCGCGGAGGCTACCCGGGATGTGATCGCGGCGGGAGCCGATGCGGTGAAGGTGGGGATTGGTCCTGGTTCCATTTGTACCACCCGGGTGGTGGCCGGTGTGGGAGTACCCCAGTTGACGGCCGTCTTTGAGTGTGCTCGCGCTGCCAAGGAGCACGGGATTCCCATCATCGCGGATGGCGGTATCCGGTACTCTGGTGACATCGTCAAGGCCTTGGGCGCCGGGGCCGATGTGATTATGCTGGGCAACCTCTTTGCCGGAACCGAGGAAAGTCCCGGCGAGACCCTGATTTACCAAGGGCGCAGCTTCAAGGTATATCGGGGGATGGGTTCTTTGGGGGCCATGGCCGCGGGCAGCAAGGACCGCTACTTCCAGGAAGATGCCCGGAAATTTGTGCCCGAAGGCATCGAGGGCCGGGTACCCTACAAGGGCACTGTCAGTGATACGGTTTACCAGTTGATCGGTGGCTTGCGAGCGGGAATGGGCTACTGTGGAGCCAAGGACATACCGGAACTGCAGGAGAAGGCTACCTTCATTCGGATTACCCCTGCCACTGTGCGGGAAAACCACCCCCACGACGTGCACATTACCAAAGAAGCACCGAACTATCACTCTTACCTATGA
- a CDS encoding CPBP family intramembrane metalloprotease encodes MARTRSTFWIIAGIFILSMLILPLVTRFITERILLWAKPELEVQELGGWVLISSLLIQELSLILGSLWGLGVLALPPYRGVGHPKGQSFLKMGIGYGLLFTVVNLAVVRLTLEFLYRITYRLTGSTQMVTEWLNREQQMSARLVDLSLPLPQLVAIVCLVVFIVPWAEELFFRGLVFGSIRQRYGSVVAKVTSGLLFAFAHMYIINFPSVLVLGILLASIYERTQSLVPPVVAHATYNGVAVALLILHSFIGV; translated from the coding sequence ATGGCCCGGACACGCTCAACCTTCTGGATCATCGCGGGTATATTCATTCTAAGCATGTTGATCCTACCGCTGGTCACACGCTTCATCACTGAAAGGATCCTTTTATGGGCCAAACCGGAATTGGAGGTCCAAGAGCTTGGTGGTTGGGTGTTGATCTCCTCCCTATTGATACAGGAGCTCTCCCTCATCCTGGGCAGCTTGTGGGGATTGGGGGTCCTGGCCCTGCCGCCCTACCGGGGGGTTGGGCATCCTAAGGGGCAGAGTTTTCTTAAGATGGGGATTGGATATGGTCTGCTGTTTACGGTGGTAAATCTGGCGGTGGTGCGGCTCACTTTGGAGTTTCTCTACCGCATCACTTACCGTTTAACTGGCTCTACCCAAATGGTGACCGAGTGGTTAAACCGGGAGCAACAGATGTCCGCGCGGCTTGTGGATCTGAGCTTGCCTTTACCCCAATTGGTGGCCATCGTGTGCCTTGTGGTGTTCATCGTCCCCTGGGCCGAGGAGCTCTTCTTTCGGGGGTTAGTCTTTGGTTCCATCAGACAGCGCTACGGCTCTGTGGTGGCCAAGGTTACCAGCGGACTGCTTTTTGCCTTTGCCCATATGTATATTATCAACTTCCCGTCGGTGTTAGTGCTGGGCATACTCTTGGCGTCTATTTACGAACGGACCCAAAGTCTTGTTCCCCCGGTGGTGGCCCATGCAACATATAACGGTGTGGCTGTGGCCCTGCTTATCCTGCATTCCTTCATTGGCGTGTAA
- a CDS encoding LacI family transcriptional regulator: MENSRVTIRDIARLVGTSTGTVSRALNDKEGVGEELRNRIKAIAKEYGYVPRRQIQREVMLVWPLTHTPVTSSYIRGLEVLQRGLNDNQCVMLSTYKLDPQSQIRIMRNRDLAAVIYFCCAPEQRILQMAMRSQIPLVLIHWESSHPYVASFVSDDFNGGYMATKHLLDEGRRKVAFVGPIKDYSPRLRWEGFCQALGEAGLEPLRWDDTVLRPQELVEQLRENGVDGVFAWHDHTAQLLMEAFAFHGITIPDNIAVVGYNDVASVVEKTVPPLTSVYWPIDQACAWAIEYLDQCFNRKVPPRPMKVKIMPELVIRDSSRAKRESSSVIS; encoded by the coding sequence TTGGAAAACAGCCGTGTTACTATCCGCGACATTGCCAGACTGGTGGGGACTTCCACGGGGACCGTATCCAGGGCGTTGAACGATAAAGAAGGTGTCGGTGAGGAACTGCGGAACCGGATTAAAGCCATCGCGAAGGAGTATGGGTATGTGCCGCGAAGGCAAATCCAAAGGGAAGTCATGTTAGTTTGGCCTTTGACCCATACCCCGGTCACCAGTTCCTACATCCGGGGCCTGGAGGTGTTGCAGCGGGGCTTGAATGACAATCAGTGCGTCATGCTCAGCACCTATAAGCTGGATCCCCAAAGTCAAATTAGGATTATGCGCAACAGGGATCTGGCGGCGGTGATCTATTTCTGCTGTGCCCCCGAGCAACGGATCTTGCAGATGGCCATGCGCTCCCAAATCCCTCTTGTCCTCATTCACTGGGAATCCTCTCATCCCTACGTTGCTTCCTTTGTTTCCGACGATTTCAACGGTGGATACATGGCTACCAAACACTTACTGGATGAAGGACGCAGGAAAGTTGCGTTTGTCGGTCCCATCAAGGATTATTCTCCACGTTTACGCTGGGAGGGCTTTTGCCAAGCCCTGGGCGAGGCCGGTTTGGAACCCTTACGCTGGGACGACACGGTGTTGCGTCCCCAGGAGCTAGTAGAGCAATTGAGAGAGAATGGAGTGGACGGGGTTTTCGCCTGGCATGACCATACGGCTCAGCTGCTCATGGAAGCCTTTGCCTTTCATGGTATCACCATTCCCGATAACATCGCCGTCGTGGGCTATAACGACGTGGCCTCGGTGGTTGAGAAGACAGTGCCCCCCTTAACCTCGGTATATTGGCCCATCGATCAAGCCTGTGCCTGGGCCATTGAATATCTTGACCAGTGTTTTAATCGAAAAGTGCCGCCGCGGCCGATGAAAGTGAAGATTATGCCTGAACTTGTGATCCGCGACTCCTCTCGGGCCAAGAGGGAGTCTTCGTCAGTGATTTCCTAG
- a CDS encoding extracellular solute-binding protein, with translation MKKTGLRLFSVVAVWTLLVILALPAFAQEKLVILVRNQPHDINLDMVREFEEQYGIEVELVRAHWNEMDSSLFMRIAANLQVDLIFEMSVYEWAAYANKGLFQDLTPFLEKDPFDTSDLLPLWDGMWIGEGLYGVAINTTLGATVQYNATLFEEAGLPMPPLDFHDTSWNWETFIDYGKKLTRQNADGYYTQFGIHSVDYESAVMNYPGATFFTAEPYGEAIKIVFDTPANREVFDMITSLRRELQISPSLGVNHTGPRSLAWDPWRDSGQIGMTAVPANLQAFSTTHQWGLAPFPHMGPTREPTVAWVNWVAMLAEPIAKNQEAAWQFIKFMMETEHEVRPGLPGVRQSNWLRHLEEIVNSGLYHHSYNELAEFVAICLNQFTIPTPRYYVPGYGDAVRIMDQIRDQISAGELSVAEGLQQAELQMNLIVQDYIDSL, from the coding sequence GTGAAAAAGACCGGTTTAAGGCTTTTTTCGGTGGTAGCTGTTTGGACCCTATTGGTGATTCTCGCCCTTCCAGCCTTTGCCCAGGAAAAATTGGTGATTCTGGTGCGGAATCAGCCCCACGACATCAATCTGGACATGGTCCGGGAGTTTGAGGAACAGTATGGTATCGAGGTGGAGCTTGTCCGGGCCCATTGGAACGAAATGGACTCTTCACTCTTCATGCGGATTGCGGCCAATCTGCAGGTGGACCTGATCTTTGAGATGTCTGTTTACGAGTGGGCTGCCTATGCCAATAAGGGGCTGTTTCAGGATCTTACTCCCTTCTTGGAGAAGGATCCCTTTGACACCAGCGACCTTTTGCCCCTGTGGGACGGCATGTGGATCGGTGAGGGATTGTATGGTGTGGCCATTAACACCACCTTGGGAGCGACCGTCCAGTATAACGCCACCCTCTTTGAGGAAGCAGGCTTACCCATGCCTCCCCTGGATTTCCATGATACCAGTTGGAATTGGGAGACCTTCATTGATTATGGGAAGAAACTAACCCGGCAGAATGCCGACGGTTACTACACCCAATTTGGTATCCATTCGGTGGACTATGAGTCTGCGGTGATGAACTATCCCGGGGCTACCTTCTTCACCGCTGAGCCCTACGGGGAGGCGATCAAAATCGTCTTCGATACGCCCGCCAACCGGGAAGTGTTTGACATGATCACTTCCCTCCGCCGGGAGCTGCAAATTAGTCCTAGCCTAGGGGTTAACCATACGGGACCCCGCAGCTTGGCCTGGGATCCCTGGCGGGATTCGGGACAGATCGGGATGACCGCGGTACCGGCTAATCTGCAAGCCTTCAGCACAACCCACCAGTGGGGCTTGGCACCTTTCCCCCACATGGGCCCCACCAGGGAACCCACCGTTGCCTGGGTGAACTGGGTAGCCATGCTCGCAGAACCCATCGCTAAAAACCAGGAGGCCGCCTGGCAGTTCATCAAATTCATGATGGAAACAGAGCATGAGGTGCGGCCGGGATTGCCGGGAGTGCGCCAGTCCAACTGGCTAAGGCATCTGGAGGAGATCGTAAACAGTGGCCTGTACCATCATTCCTACAACGAACTAGCGGAGTTCGTGGCCATTTGCCTGAATCAGTTTACAATACCTACTCCCAGGTACTATGTCCCGGGCTATGGAGATGCGGTGCGGATCATGGACCAGATCCGGGATCAGATTAGCGCCGGGGAACTGTCGGTGGCGGAAGGTTTGCAGCAGGCGGAGCTACAGATGAACCTGATTGTTCAAGACTATATCGACAGTCTCTAG
- a CDS encoding acetate kinase — MRIFVLNCGGSSIKFKVFDLPEETVVIQGSVSRLGKADAAVEISSQEKTYEQVLDIPDHRAGLQFALDILAKEFGDLGTIDVIGHRLVHGGEDYYQPSFVDAGLKAALEKYAELAPLHNPPNLLGIRLCEEFFPGVPQVGVFDSAFNQTLAPSAYLYGIPYRYYEKYRVRKYGFHGITFHYMTSRAAELLGRPLEELKIVSLMLGSGCTANACKGGKSVEVSTGLTPTEGLIQSTRCGDIDPLAVTYLMRKEGLTPQQMDEILNRESGWLGISQVSNDMREVEAAARAGHRQAQLAIEAFTHRCRKYIGAYAAAMGGIDVLVFSGGLGEKSPTLRTQICAGLEFLGIMIDPERNREAAKDCLISPDHGPVSVLVIPTDEELVIARETYLLVNQS, encoded by the coding sequence ATGCGCATCTTCGTACTCAATTGCGGCGGTTCATCCATCAAGTTCAAGGTCTTCGACCTGCCCGAAGAAACGGTGGTCATCCAGGGTTCCGTCTCCAGATTGGGCAAGGCCGATGCCGCCGTGGAGATCTCTTCCCAGGAGAAGACATACGAGCAGGTACTGGACATCCCCGATCATCGGGCAGGACTGCAGTTTGCCCTCGACATCCTAGCGAAGGAATTTGGTGATCTTGGAACCATCGATGTGATCGGACATCGCCTGGTCCACGGCGGCGAGGACTACTACCAGCCCTCCTTCGTGGACGCAGGACTGAAGGCCGCATTGGAGAAATATGCGGAGCTGGCCCCCTTACATAATCCGCCGAACCTCCTTGGCATTCGCCTTTGCGAAGAATTCTTTCCCGGAGTACCCCAGGTGGGGGTCTTCGACAGTGCCTTCAACCAGACCCTCGCTCCCAGCGCATATCTGTACGGGATCCCTTACCGGTATTATGAAAAGTATCGGGTACGGAAGTACGGGTTTCACGGGATCACCTTCCATTACATGACCTCCCGGGCCGCAGAACTTTTGGGTCGTCCCTTGGAGGAACTGAAGATCGTCTCCCTGATGTTAGGTAGCGGCTGCACCGCCAATGCCTGTAAAGGCGGGAAGTCTGTGGAAGTAAGTACGGGACTGACTCCCACCGAAGGATTGATCCAGTCCACCCGCTGCGGAGACATCGATCCCTTGGCGGTGACCTATCTCATGCGCAAGGAAGGACTCACCCCCCAGCAGATGGACGAGATCTTGAACAGGGAATCAGGCTGGCTGGGCATCTCCCAGGTGAGCAATGACATGCGGGAAGTAGAGGCCGCAGCCCGGGCGGGTCATCGCCAGGCCCAGCTGGCGATCGAAGCCTTCACCCATCGATGCCGGAAGTATATCGGGGCCTATGCGGCGGCAATGGGGGGTATCGATGTTTTAGTCTTCAGCGGCGGCCTAGGAGAAAAGTCCCCCACCCTGCGGACACAGATCTGTGCAGGTCTTGAGTTTTTGGGGATCATGATCGATCCTGAGCGCAATCGGGAAGCCGCAAAGGATTGCCTGATTTCCCCCGATCATGGTCCAGTCAGCGTCCTGGTGATCCCCACCGACGAAGAACTGGTCATCGCCCGGGAAACATACCTTTTGGTCAATCAATCCTGA
- a CDS encoding BMC domain-containing protein produces MHKALGLVEVQNVTRGVVLADTICKTSQVELITAMPVCPGKFIILFSGDVASIQAALDAAKAQGAEAIVDELLLARLHPGVFPALTASTQVKELKALGIIETYTIAAAILAADAAAKAADVALIEIRLARGLGGKSFVYFTGDVASVTLATEKAAAFAREQGVLLEHAVIAAPDPQLWKQLV; encoded by the coding sequence ATGCATAAAGCCCTTGGTTTAGTGGAAGTGCAGAACGTCACCCGGGGGGTAGTGCTTGCGGACACCATCTGTAAGACTTCCCAGGTGGAATTGATCACCGCCATGCCCGTCTGCCCGGGGAAGTTCATTATTCTTTTTTCCGGTGATGTGGCCAGCATCCAGGCGGCCTTGGATGCCGCCAAAGCTCAAGGCGCCGAGGCCATCGTCGATGAACTTTTATTGGCCCGGCTACATCCCGGGGTGTTTCCGGCCCTGACAGCCAGCACCCAGGTGAAGGAGCTAAAGGCCCTGGGGATCATCGAGACCTATACCATCGCCGCAGCTATCCTGGCCGCGGATGCCGCGGCGAAAGCTGCAGATGTGGCCCTCATCGAGATTCGTCTGGCCCGAGGCTTAGGTGGCAAATCCTTCGTCTACTTCACCGGTGACGTGGCCTCGGTGACCTTGGCCACAGAAAAGGCGGCGGCCTTTGCCCGAGAACAGGGAGTCCTATTGGAACATGCGGTCATTGCCGCTCCGGATCCCCAACTGTGGAAACAGCTCGTCTAG
- a CDS encoding electron transport complex protein RnfC has product MAMVLLEKVKRAGVVGAGGAGFPTHVKLNTQVKHLIINGVECEPLIRVDQELMAAFPRELVEAAQQVQKHLGATRGYFALKKQYQRAIAALKPHLASLSDWSLVELDSFYPAGDEQVLVYEVLGAVVPEGGIPLQVGAVVINVETLLNIYHALQDQPVTASYLTVTGAVKKPMTLKVPVGTAIGEVLREAGPTCTDGVIIDGGPMMGKIVSQQDPVTKTTKALILVPAHHPLLKYKQVDQAAAIRRAMSVCCTCRQCTDLCPRYLLGHDLQPHQSMTAVAYGKAFDTKAITQAFLCSECGVCDAYACPMGLSPRAVHIMLKGQMTAQGMKNSHRNQVEHARREQPYRRVPTARLIQRLGLAEWDVPAPLTPLSFQPAEVRLPLKQHIGQPARATVQVGDKVSQGDVVATLPAESLGAPLHASISGTVVSIHPEIILRAEGGALDA; this is encoded by the coding sequence ATGGCCATGGTTCTGTTGGAAAAAGTGAAACGGGCCGGTGTGGTGGGAGCCGGCGGTGCGGGCTTTCCCACCCACGTTAAGCTGAATACCCAGGTGAAGCATCTGATCATCAACGGTGTGGAGTGTGAACCGTTAATCCGCGTGGACCAGGAGTTGATGGCGGCCTTTCCCCGGGAATTGGTGGAGGCAGCCCAGCAAGTGCAAAAGCACTTGGGTGCAACCAGGGGTTACTTCGCCCTCAAAAAGCAGTACCAAAGGGCCATTGCCGCCCTCAAGCCACATTTGGCTTCCTTGTCCGATTGGTCCCTTGTGGAATTGGATAGCTTTTACCCCGCCGGGGATGAGCAGGTCCTGGTTTACGAAGTTCTGGGTGCCGTGGTGCCCGAAGGCGGTATTCCCCTACAGGTGGGAGCCGTGGTCATTAATGTGGAGACTTTGTTGAATATCTACCATGCCCTACAGGATCAACCGGTCACCGCTTCTTACCTTACGGTCACGGGGGCTGTTAAAAAGCCGATGACCTTAAAGGTTCCCGTAGGCACCGCCATTGGTGAGGTCTTAAGGGAGGCCGGTCCCACCTGCACCGACGGGGTAATCATCGATGGAGGACCCATGATGGGCAAGATCGTCTCCCAACAGGATCCAGTGACGAAGACCACCAAGGCGCTGATCCTGGTACCGGCCCACCACCCACTGTTAAAGTATAAACAGGTGGATCAGGCCGCGGCCATCCGCCGGGCCATGTCTGTCTGCTGCACATGTCGGCAGTGTACGGATCTGTGTCCTCGGTACCTGTTGGGTCACGACCTGCAACCACATCAGTCCATGACCGCGGTGGCCTATGGCAAGGCCTTCGATACTAAAGCCATCACCCAGGCGTTCCTCTGCTCCGAGTGCGGCGTTTGCGACGCCTACGCCTGCCCCATGGGGCTAAGCCCACGGGCCGTCCACATCATGTTGAAGGGGCAAATGACCGCCCAAGGAATGAAGAACTCCCATCGAAACCAAGTAGAGCACGCCCGCAGGGAGCAACCGTACCGCCGGGTACCCACCGCCCGGCTCATCCAGCGCTTGGGTCTGGCGGAATGGGATGTCCCTGCCCCCCTCACCCCGCTGAGCTTCCAACCGGCGGAGGTACGTCTGCCTTTGAAGCAACATATCGGGCAGCCGGCAAGGGCCACCGTGCAGGTAGGGGACAAGGTCTCCCAGGGAGATGTGGTGGCCACCCTTCCGGCGGAAAGTTTAGGAGCACCGTTGCACGCCAGCATCTCCGGCACCGTCGTGAGCATCCATCCGGAGATCATTCTCCGGGCCGAAGGGGGTGCATTAGATGCATAA
- a CDS encoding aldehyde dehydrogenase gives MQIDERRIASIVEQVVASLKSGQPQATPKPAAEGLGVYPTVDEALTRAAQAQREFSGLSLAKRKKIIEAIRQAGIDNAQYFARITHEETRLGRYEDKIQKNINAATLSPGMEVLEHRVIGGDEGVTIIERVPFGVIVSILPTTHPTPFVINHAIIMLAGGNAVFFCPHPRAEKCTRTAITVLNKAIVEAGGPADLLTVLDHVSMDAVNAACAHPLTSLITAAGGAGVVKMALSCGKKAIVAGPGNPPVVVDETADLTQAARDIVAGASFDNNILCIAEKEVFVVEAVFDQFMQELSKTNTYILRDKQQIEQLTKILVEDGHINRELVGQNPERILGEIGIQVGPEVRLVAFETDFSHPLVMIEQMLPVIPIVRARDFDDALDMAVKAEQRMGHTAVIHSRDIQRITRFTQRLRTGLTVANGPSGAALGVGGAAEFAHTIADPTGEGIVTAKHFTREHRLTINGALKLA, from the coding sequence ATGCAGATTGATGAAAGAAGAATCGCCTCAATTGTGGAACAAGTGGTAGCCAGCCTGAAGTCTGGTCAGCCCCAGGCCACTCCCAAGCCGGCTGCAGAAGGGCTGGGGGTCTATCCTACGGTGGACGAGGCCCTTACCCGGGCCGCCCAGGCCCAGCGGGAGTTTTCTGGGCTCTCCTTGGCTAAACGTAAGAAGATCATCGAGGCCATCCGGCAAGCCGGGATCGACAACGCCCAGTACTTTGCCCGGATCACCCATGAAGAGACCCGCCTCGGTCGATACGAAGACAAGATCCAAAAGAACATCAATGCCGCCACCCTGTCACCGGGCATGGAGGTTTTGGAGCATAGGGTCATCGGTGGTGATGAGGGAGTCACTATTATCGAACGAGTCCCCTTTGGGGTCATCGTCTCCATCCTACCCACCACCCACCCCACGCCCTTTGTGATCAACCATGCCATTATCATGCTGGCGGGAGGAAATGCTGTCTTTTTCTGCCCCCATCCTCGGGCGGAAAAATGCACCCGCACCGCCATCACGGTGCTAAACAAGGCCATCGTAGAGGCCGGCGGACCGGCGGATCTGCTCACGGTGCTCGATCACGTTAGTATGGACGCGGTAAACGCGGCCTGTGCCCATCCGCTGACGAGCCTGATCACCGCCGCGGGCGGGGCCGGGGTGGTTAAGATGGCCCTCAGTTGTGGCAAGAAGGCCATCGTGGCCGGACCAGGCAATCCCCCGGTGGTGGTGGACGAGACCGCAGATCTGACCCAGGCGGCCCGAGACATCGTGGCCGGGGCCAGCTTCGACAACAACATCCTGTGTATCGCCGAGAAAGAAGTCTTCGTGGTGGAAGCGGTGTTCGATCAATTCATGCAGGAATTGTCCAAGACCAATACCTATATCCTCCGGGACAAACAACAAATCGAGCAGCTGACCAAGATCCTGGTAGAAGATGGACATATTAACCGGGAACTGGTGGGCCAAAATCCGGAGCGAATCCTGGGGGAAATCGGCATCCAGGTGGGTCCCGAGGTCCGTTTGGTGGCCTTTGAAACAGATTTCTCCCACCCCCTGGTGATGATCGAGCAGATGTTGCCGGTCATCCCCATCGTACGGGCCCGGGATTTTGACGATGCGCTGGATATGGCGGTGAAAGCCGAGCAAAGGATGGGCCATACGGCCGTGATCCATTCCCGGGATATCCAACGGATTACCCGGTTCACCCAGCGCTTGCGCACGGGTCTGACGGTGGCCAACGGTCCTTCGGGGGCAGCCCTGGGTGTGGGCGGTGCCGCGGAATTTGCCCATACCATTGCGGATCCCACCGGTGAAGGGATCGTCACCGCAAAGCACTTTACCAGAGAACATCGTCTGACCATTAACGGAGCATTGAAGTTGGCCTAG
- a CDS encoding phosphate propanoyltransferase: MDERQLVETITQRVLSILQANGKSSTPEEDSIPVGVSVRHVHICQRDLEILYGPGATLHKLRDLYQPGEFAAKETVALVGPRMRSIENVRILGPMRDRTQVEVSRTDAIFLGINPPVRPSGDLAGSAGITLIGPAGALTLPEGCIVANRHVHMSTADAIRFGVKDNDLVELEVTGEKSLVFRNVQVRVKDSFRLQVHLDTDDANAAGINCGAICRIVRPSSGR, encoded by the coding sequence ATGGATGAGAGACAGTTAGTTGAAACCATCACCCAACGGGTACTCTCCATCCTGCAGGCCAATGGAAAATCCTCGACCCCTGAGGAAGACTCCATTCCCGTGGGCGTATCGGTGCGACATGTGCACATCTGCCAGCGGGATCTGGAGATCCTCTACGGCCCCGGCGCTACGTTACATAAGCTGAGGGATCTGTATCAACCGGGGGAATTTGCCGCCAAGGAAACGGTGGCCCTGGTGGGCCCGCGAATGCGGTCCATCGAGAACGTTCGGATCCTGGGACCTATGCGGGACCGTACCCAAGTGGAGGTCTCCCGGACCGACGCCATCTTCCTGGGCATCAATCCACCGGTACGCCCCTCAGGGGATCTGGCCGGTTCCGCAGGGATCACCTTGATCGGCCCGGCGGGTGCGCTGACCCTGCCCGAGGGATGCATCGTCGCCAACCGGCATGTCCATATGAGTACCGCCGATGCGATACGCTTTGGGGTGAAGGACAATGACTTGGTGGAGCTGGAAGTCACGGGCGAGAAGTCCTTGGTCTTCCGCAACGTGCAAGTGCGGGTGAAGGATTCCTTCCGCCTCCAGGTGCACCTAGACACCGACGATGCCAACGCGGCAGGAATTAATTGTGGAGCCATATGTAGAATTGTACGTCCATCCTCCGGGAGATGA